The Gadus morhua chromosome 18, gadMor3.0, whole genome shotgun sequence DNA segment GATTCGCCCCGCTCAAACAGTGGCCTACTTCAAGAAGGCCACTGAAGGCCACTGTTAAGTCAACATGCGAGGAACATGAGCTACATGTCATTAGTTCTTTAATGTGGATCATTTCACGCAGCCAAAACGTAGCTTGCAGAGTCAGGGGAAACTCCAGCTTACATATTTTGCAAACAATTCCTTAGAAACAGCAAGGCAGCGACCCAATTAGCTGGAGACAGCCCTCAGCCTCTCTGCCCACCCTCTAGTGGAACGAGATTGGAAGTAGACCCGGTGGCGCCCGTCTGGGCCTCCGGTCAATTCTTTCCCCGGGTTGAGTTTCCATTGGTAAAGTGCAACTATTCAGTGTTCCCTATTTagcaggcgcttttatccaaagcttcTTGAGGTGAGGATACGTGTCGTTGAGGAGCAGGGAGCCACTCCGGTGCCTTCCTGCTCTtaagaggcctacaggtagactgtggacattggggtccAACCTTTTACCTTCTGGCGCCACAAATTCTTCACCACCATTATCAGTCTGTCGATGTCGTCCAGGTCGATGTGGTCCAGACTTAGCGTCCGTATTGACGTTGTCGTCCGTTTCAGGTGGAGCCAGAGACCATGGCGGTGATCAAGTGGATGCAGAACTACAACTTTGTGCTGTCGGCCAACCTCCACGGGGGGGCCGTGGTGGCCAACTACCCCTTCGACAAGTCCAGAGACCCCCGCATCCGGGGCCGGGTCACCTCCGCTGCGTCGCCTGATGACAAGATCTTTAAGAAGGTACCGTTCCTTCCTCCGATCAGAGGCCTACTGTTGACTGAGGTTGCGTAGATGTCTTCACCACGCTGCTGTTTAAAGCGGTGCATGCTAGCGGTTCATCCGATTTCTTAATCACGCTTTTCCTCTGGAATAATCATGAAAAGCATTTATGGATCTTGTTCTGTCTCACGTGTGACTATTAGGATCTCATCTTGGTCTTAGTCTGAGTTTCTGAAACTAAATCTAGCTGCAATTTAAGCCTAAATCCATCTCTAACTAAATGCAAATGATTACTGATCCTGAATTAGAATCTGAATCTCTTATTCTAAATCTAAATCTGAATGTAGCATTTCATCTAATTGTAAACATGAATGAAATTATAAATCTAAACGTGGATTTACATCTACAATAAACCTCAATGCAAATCTAATAGATGAACCTAAACCCGAATCTGATTCTATTCCAAACGCTAGTTGGCCAAAGCCTACTCGTACGCCCACAGCTGGATGCACGAGGGCTGGAACTGCGGAGACTACTTTGACGAGGGGATAACCAATGGGGCCAGCTGGTACTCTTTGTCCAAAGGTAAGACCACCCCCCCGGCCCTCCAACAGCCAGCCCTCCAAGCCAAGAACAACAAAGATGTCAGAAACACAACATGGAACTCAAACGTTTTCCATTCCCCCCTCCATCACTTTCTGATGCCTAAACTCTCTTGCCCTTGCGGCTGGACTGCCAGGAAAACTGatatttcctctttttttctcaCTGTGTTtctcgttttttatctgttttttttgtctttttgtctGTGAGCAGACAGACCCATGTTGGGTGCAGAGTGCAAATATTAAGCAACAATTTGCAGGGCAACACAGCCGGAAAACAGATTATGTCCAAATCACAACAGCAACGGGGAGAAGCCAGAAGACGGTAAAAGCGTCTATAGACCTTTATGAAGCACTTGGCTGAGAGCACTTTGAGTAACTGCCTATCTAACAGTTATGTAACAGTTTAATCTTTCTAGGAGCCCTTTGGACCAAGGGTTTAGGGCCTGTCTATTGATTAAATCTCGATTAGCTGAGTGGAGAGTGAAGAGTTCACTCAGCCAATGTTGACCCATTTCATTTTTCTTGTTGTTTCAAGTTGGTTtttatttggttttggttttacTTTGTGATGCGATGATTGTGTTTTCCTGGATGAGGTCCACCTCAGGGTTTGGTGGAAAACCGTTGGCTTCGAATGCTAAATGTCTTGTTGACTTTGTGGTCTCCGCACCGTTTATATTTAAATCGAATGATGCAAATGCTAATTGTTGTTAATAGCGCTATCCAAGCTGAAGTGGTAGCATAGGTAGTGTCTTTAAATAGCCAACAACCTTCCCAAAAACAAGGCTTACAAGGCTTAGGATACACCCAAATATTACTCTAACAACTCAGAACTGTATGAAAATGTAGTAATGATGTTATCGCCTTAAATAAGCCACAATTAACTTAATCTGCCACAGTATATCTAGGCACGACAATCTGAAAAACGACCCTTTGTATACTGTAGTACTTTTCCGTTTTCTCTCTTGCTTGATTCATGCCCCTGTTGGCATAGATGTGAACACCACACCTACATTCTCTCTGTAGTAGAGACATGTTATGTTTGCTTAACTTCAAGAGGACCCTAGCTCAGCCTAATCTGCCCCCAGTACACTCTCTCCCGCTCAGCACCGGGTCGGTGTTTGAATGAGCTCAGCGTTGAGTTTAtttccccctcctctgcttGTGCAACTCCAGCGTTTGGTCTCaaagttaaattttttttgATTAACTTTGTGATTTCATCACTTCTCTGATTCCTCTTACTGGCATCAGAGTCCTGTTTTCTCTGACTCATGTGACTCATGCATCACAGTCCTACTTCTCTTTGATTGTTTATCTTCCCAACCTGGTTGCAAATCTAGTCAAAGTTCAGTGAAATATAATGCATTCAGACGTCTCTTTACTGTTATGATTCCTGCACAGATAAAAACGTAATGATACATTATTAAGAGTACAACTTTAACATGATTCACATTTTTACCTCCAATTCACTGATGTCTGGTAATCTTTGTGTGATTCTACAAATTAACATTGATGTGAACGTCGTCTGTCATAAATAAACCTCCTTAACCATAGCTTATCATAAATTAACCACTTTAATTATAgtttatttaacaattattctattcacggagcctgaggtttTAGTAGGTATATACTACACGTAAACGCtcgaaaaaataaacaagataacacttttcgccgcgatttatttatttttattggcggtttatttgtttttattaacgtgacgagacgaccgtcaCGCGCATGAAAACAATCTCCAGAGGTCGAGAtttcaatcatgggatattgcccaatatctcGAGaaagcgaaccaatcaaattccgccatcttaggaggtcaacgtgtagcatatactaacagAAATTAACCTCCTTAACTGTAATTTATCATATAAACTTCCTTTACTAAGGTCTATCCTAAATGAGTCACAAAATGGAGCAGGGAAGCCAAAACGCCATGCCTGTCCCCTGATGAGTAGCTTTATTCTTTAGCTCTTTTCTCAGCACTTAAGCAGGTCCTCGAAATAAGTTctgttaactgtgtgtgtgtgtgtgtgtgtgtgtgtgtgtgtgtgtgtgtgtgtgtgtgtgtgtgtgtgtgtgtgactcccaGGCATGCAGGACTTCAACTACCTGTCCACCAACTGCTTTGAGATCACCCTGGAGCTGAGCTGTGACAAGTTCCCCCCCGAGTCGGCCCTGCCCCGCGAGTGGCTGGGGAACCGCGAGGCCCTGGTGTCCTACATAGAGCAggtacacagacaaacacacacacacgcatgcgcgcgcgcgcgcgcgcacacacacacacaccaaggatCAGCATTTATTTGTAAATCAGAGTTGACCAGAGGCCTTGATCAGTGGTGTCATGGGTGTATGAATGGACAAATGTTATGTaagatgttgtgtgtgtgtgtgtgtgtgtgtgtgtgtgtgtctgtgtgcgtgtgtgtgcatgtgtttgtgtgtgtttaagaagtACAAACCAACTCAAGACTAATAACCGAACCTAGAAAGGAGGACATCCATGAAGCCCGGCATGGTTGCCAGCTGTGAGCCCCAAGAGAGATACTGTGTTCCTATTGGTCCACTTctgccctatatagtgcactatttaaGGTGTCGCCATTTTGTAGCGTTGTCTGAAATTTGAAGATACAAATCCAAAAAGAAACAGAAAGGTTTTCCCTAAATAGCGTTCTATATAGTGTTCACTACATAGGGAATAGGGAATGAGGACAACACTCATACTGCTTGTCAACAACAGGTGCATGTTGTTTTGTTCACTCAGACATGCCTGCAACAGTAAAGCAGGAGAAACACAACAACCAAACAAGGCAGGAGGGGCTGGGGTCGTGACACAAGCActaacgcatgcacgcacactatGGAAGGCCGAAAGAGTCCTAACTACGCCTCATTAGACGTGCATTGATATAAATCAATGTCATTTGAACGCGCTATTGAACAGATCATATTGCGCGTTAAATTTTCATAACAGGCAAATTAGCTCCTCCTCTTGATTCTCGCAGCCAGTAATTATGAACCTTCCCCCAATACACAATAACCAAACTCAGACACCAGTCACACCAGCGAAATAATGTTTTACGgcataataaaatacaacaccATAAACAACGCCCCAGTACAGCAAAAAAAGCTGTATTTTATGTTCATTATGATGATTACACGTTTACAATTAGGTTTTGTTTTTACCCTTTTGGCCTTCCATACatgcacgcatatacacacatgcacacacacacacacacacacacacacacgcacacatgcacacatgcacacacgcacgcgcacacacacgcacacacacacgcacacacacatttaccctTTAACCAGCAGCCAAGCGTCTAGTTCACTCTGCATACTATACTCTGCATGTAAACTGATTCTACCTTCTGAAGCGTGGAGAACAAGGTTTATTTTCTGGCGGTTTTATTTTCTGGCGGTATGCAGAGACAAACCCTACTTTATCCCACCTGTCATGGAGCTATGACTGAACGCAGCGATACAGACCCACTAATGGCTCTCTCTATATCCACCGGGGAGTAACTGAGaaattaatctctctctctctctctctctctctctctctctctctctctctctctctctctctctctctctctctctctctctctctctctctctctctttctccgctGTCCTCCGAGTGAACTGTGTAGAATAACAGTTTGTTCCAACAGCACACCCTTATACCTCTCCAACAGTATCTATATCTTTCGATATCTTTAGCAGACGCCTCAGGTGTCTTCAGAGAAGAGAACTCCCTGTACATTACTGCTAGTCCTACACACTGGAAAACTAAACTTGTGTTCCAACATAATGTGAGAAATAAGGTTGAGCCTAAATACAGGGTTTGTATTGTGGAGCCTATCTGATATGATCTGATCTTATCTgatatatgtatgatataatatcatataattcATTCTAATTGGATTATATTTCATCCAATAATGTTTACTCAATTATGATTTGTACTATTGCTACATTGAAATGACTAAATAATCGAATACATGCCCCGCAACTCTCCTTATCAACCTTAAGAAAGACACACATCGTTTTGAATCAATTaacatgaaaataacaaacatcaTCTTGAGGCTTTTCTCCTTTGTCTTCTTCTGCTGTTCTCTCACCCAGGTGCATCATGGGATCAAAGGCATGGTGTACGACGAGAATAACAATCCCATCGGCAACGCTGAGGTGGCCGTGTCCGGGATCAACCACGATGTCACCAGCGGTAAGAACAGGAAGCCCAGGAGGACGCACGCCTTTAAGAAGTCCAACAAAGATGCATTAGATGATTAAGAATGATTTTgtcttattttttataattaatttaaacaatTCTCGTTGGAAAGGTTGTTGCCGTTGTTTTATCTTCTAATGTATTTTGGTTAGAAATCAGGACTGAATTAGCCATCGCTGGAGCAATTTGCAAATGTGTATTACTCTGGAACCTGGAACCAAAATGCCTATGGATGTAAAGACTCACAACACATCAGAGTCTGGTCCATGGGTCTGGTCTTTGAGTCCGGTCGACTAGTCTTGTAGAATAGTGGTGTATTTaagtctctctctgtggtcacATTTCTTATTGTGGGGACAAGCCAGTGCCTCTCCAACTTATAcgaggtgttatttccaacaaTCCTCCATTTGTTTAGGTCCCTACAAGGATGAAACAAATGGCTGGTCCCAAGccgtctgggacatagccagggccacataccttatcaagggagaGAATGCgtctgttattttgttattcacgTTTTCTTACGTATAATACCCCCCCCAAACCTTTGGTTCAGTTAGAAAAGGGATCGACAGCAAAGGAGCATGTCTGGAGACTGCTCCTCACCCACCTACACTATAGACTATTCTACCTAAGTCTCTACCCATGCTGTATTAAATCCTCGAAAAAAACGTAtattcaaccctctgatccaacctgtcaTCTGCCTTGATTtccacttcaagaattactactacgaggaaaaaatacacaacgcagagtctttacgaacagtttagaaataagatAAAATCGAACAGTCTGGTCCATGAGTCCGGTCCATGAGTCCGGTCCATGAGTCCGGTCCGTTAGTCCGGTCCATGAGTCCGGTCCTTGAGTCGGCTCCATGAGTCCGGTCCTTGAGTCCGGTCCTTGAGTCCGGTCCGGTAGTCCGGTCCATGAGTCCGGTCCTTGAGTCCAAAAAAGTATGAATTAAGATGCTTAGCAGAGGTTTGCTAATGTCACATTTTGCCATCAACAACCAAATAAGCTTTGTTAAAAGGACACCACACGTTTAACTTGAAAATATAagattaaataataatagtagAATAATAAtagaactttattaatcccggacGAGGCGTTCAGGTACAGCAGGACAAATTAAATTGAAATACTAATTCAAACCAAGAACACAAACtgagtgttgtttgtgttgcctCAGGGCCGGAGGGCGACTACTACCGGCTCCTGCTTCCAGGGACCTACACCGTGACGGCCACGGCCCCCGGGTACCACCCCTCCACCAGCACCGTCACCGTGGGGCCCGCTGAGGCCATACAGGTAACCCTtaccctgggtgtgtgtgtgtgtgtgtgtgtgtgtgtgtgtgtgtgtgtgtgtgtgtgtgtgtgtgtgtgtgtgtgtgtgtgtgtgtgtgtgtgtgtgtgtgtgtgtgtgtgtgtgtgtgtgtgtgtgtgtgtgcgtgcgtgcgtgcgtgcgtgcgtgcatgtgtgcggtgCACACTCTTGAAAATGTGTGAACACCAGCTCTCTATGCTTGGCATTGAGAACAAACATAAAGGGGTAACATTGGTGTTGTATATGTATTGGTGAATTGGTGGtgtatgtatattgtatatatatttaaatctaAACATAAACAACCCTCTGCTTCTTCACTCTATCTTCTCCCTCCCAGCTCCACTTCTACCTGAAGTCAGCACCCAAGCACAACCTGAACACCAAGCATCACCACAGCAAGAAGAACCTGTCTTCTACCAAGGTCCCCACTAGGTTGGGCCCCAGATAAGACACTTACACTGATCGCGCACATGCCCGCAttaacacacagacgcacactcgcacgcacacacacatcaatgcacgcacacacaaagacacacacacaccatgtataTATGAACACACCTGGCCTCAACCACGGCCCCCTCAAAGACCCTATAACTtatcaattcacacacacacactgtccctcactctcttataaacacacacacatctgtgcaCCCACTTTTCCAGCCCTACACTCAAAGGCAGTCACAAACAAGCAAGTAAAGGAACCTTAAGTCTCTTGGGTGCAGCAAACATGATTTCAAAATTTCACCagcgagacacacacaaccacacgcagactcacacacacacataggtattataacacactcacagatcCATAAACACCCCCTTACACCATCACATATACGGAATGGCCTTTGATTTTTGTGAGAATATATGATCATTATAAATGATGTGTTATAATAATCATTGTATTACCCAAATGTTTTGTAGATACATTTAAACTGTGCGTCTTGTGTATTTATGCATAAATTGTGATTTTGTTGAACATGACAAAGCTACAGTTGTGAAAGAAGTTCTAAATTCACTATTACTATTACATTCATTATAaattgataaaaataaaaaataaagaaaactcaCATTCATGTGTCTTCATTCTTTACTTTTTTCAATATACATAACTTTCTACAAAACATTCCTTGGCTATGGCTGCCAGCATTGTACAATAAAACAGATGGCAGTATAGTTTGGTTAACTATACTGCCATCTGCTGGCAAAGAGGAGCAGGTGCCTTAGCTTCCGTCACATTGAATTAATGCAAAAGTTTCCGTGGGAGCGAAGATGAAACTGAAAACATGGTGGAGAAGGCCACCTGGGAAACAAAAAACGTTGAAAAAAACATGCTATGCAATAAACCTGGGTCTATTACCACTACCACCCAAATTCCCCTTCTGGTGTTTGAAAGTAGCTTAATCTACTACTTATCTGTaattaatactactactactaatactaatactactactaatactcaTACTACTACTATTCAATACTAGGCTTACTACCAGtgacactaccaccaccaccgctaggCTACTAGTTGTACGACTACTACCAAATTACATACACGGATATTTCCCAACTCAACTGTGTTCCAGTAGGCGTCCAGTAGGGTTCACTGCGTCACAAGGCAGTCAGATCAGCTGATCAGGTCCCGGCAGCTTGAGGATCACCAACGGGAACATGGGGGACCTGGAATTAAATAATCTGATCTGCAGTAAGCATTCAATGGATCGTATAATCTCACCTCATTATTAATGATTAGGACTTTTCCCTCTATACTCTAAATGCATCCAGTCATAGTTAATTATTCTaaatatgtataatattatCATCCTCAGAATGAAAGAGGGTTTTGTATAACATCAACATTCATATACTAGGATTTGTATTATGTGGATACAACTCTAAAACAATGAGAGGGAGTTGTACAGACATGAACCAGCCTTGGAAAAATTCCATGAtaacctcactctctctctacccctctctctcgctctcgctctcttctcctctctttctacctctcttctctctctccctcccgctctctcttgctctcactctctctcctctctctctctctctctttcacaaaaCTCTGCCCTTCCTCTTCCCATGAATCCATCAGTGAAACTGTCATCCTCAAGATGAaccattgtttatttttatgatcTTTCCAAAGTGTCATCCATCCACCATATCCTAAAACAATAGATCACCTCTCTTTTTGACTAAACTACTCTGCAAGAGAACTTTCATCTCTTTTCCTTTCGGTTGTTGTGGCGGACACAATGCGCTTTCACAACAATAGTCCCGGAACAAACAGGAACCAGCCGAGGTCTGCCCGTTGGCACCCAGCGGCGCATTGAACGAGTCCAGAACTTTCCATGAGGCAGAGAATACTGAAAACATGCCAGATCGTTTCATCTGGAAAGTATATGAATATAAAAACACGATGATGTAGGCTTTACGTGCCATATAGCTGTAAACATATACTCCTACTAAAAATACTGCTACTAATTAtaccactactactgctactactgcatATACTGCTAATTCTATGAATATGAATTGCAAcactcagggttagggtcacacATTTCCATGCAGAAAGCACTTTCTTTTTTGTTGTCTGCAAAAACTACCACTACAGTTACTCAAAATATTGAATAACTTATATAACTCCTACTACTTACTAATACTACTTGGCCTGCTGTGACCAACACAAATATGACTGCAAATAGACCCTTTAACGATTGTGTTTCATAAGACTGCTAGAGGTTATGATTTCTGAACATTGGATCAATCTTTGCAGGATTATTGTGGACAATATCTGAGTATGATTCAGTTTGTTTCTCAGAGTCCAACCAGCGACCCTGGTGCTTGGCCACTAGGGCCCAGATCAGCAGTCCTAGTTTCCCGAGGGGCCTGATAAACTGCCGAAAAAAGGAACTACTGCCTAAAACAACTATATACCTCTcttatattttttaacaaattaACCCAAAgatatcttaaaaaaaaacattatttttgatTGGTCATTAGTTTCGAAGTGTCATCCAATCACGCTTGCGGGATAAGCATTTGCTTAAATCTCCCAGATTGAATCAACTTCTTAAACCATGACCACTGAGTCATAATCATAAAACATCAGCACTGCATCACATTCATAATCGCTGCAGCAAGACAACAGGCCTGCGTGTTGTTGCTGGCCTGTTGCGGCCAGTTCAtcccctatcctcctcctcgccaACACCCCCTCAGACGCTACACGCCAGAGTAGATTGCCACGGTCCAAAACAATTGTTGGACTGTGTGCTGGCCAACGTCGCCATGCACTCACTTTAGTCACAAACTACGGGCCGCCAattcattgggggggggggacaatagAACTCATACCCACATGTCTCTCTGAATGACCGGTCGCTGTACG contains these protein-coding regions:
- the cpn1 gene encoding carboxypeptidase N catalytic chain isoform X2, encoding MEQSRNLAQLVALLLGLLGCLGALARDSEFQHHRYEDMVRAMFAVQNECPYITRIYSIGRSVEGRHLYVLEFSDNPGIHEALEPEFKYVGNMHGNEVLGRELLIQLCAFLCQEYRAGNHRIQQLIHDTRIHILPSMNPDGYEVAARQGPEFNGYLVGRGNAREMDLNRNFPDLNALMYYYEKTSGRNHHLPLPDNWEQQVEPETMAVIKWMQNYNFVLSANLHGGAVVANYPFDKSRDPRIRGRVTSAASPDDKIFKKLAKAYSYAHSWMHEGWNCGDYFDEGITNGASWYSLSKGMQDFNYLSTNCFEITLELSCDKFPPESALPREWLGNREALVSYIEQVHHGIKGMVYDENNNPIGNAEVAVSGINHDVTSGPEGDYYRLLLPGTYTVTATAPGYHPSTSTVTVGPAEAIQLHFYLKSAPKHNLNTKHHHSKKNLSSTKVPTRLGPR
- the cpn1 gene encoding carboxypeptidase N catalytic chain isoform X1, whose translation is MEQSRNLAQLVALLLGLLGCLGALARDSEFQHHRYEDMVRAMFAVQNECPYITRIYSIGRSVEGRHLYVLEFSDNPGIHEALEPEFKYVGNMHGNEVLGRELLIQLCAFLCQEYRAGNHRIQQLIHDTRIHILPSMNPDGYEVAARQVRLTRGPEFNGYLVGRGNAREMDLNRNFPDLNALMYYYEKTSGRNHHLPLPDNWEQQVEPETMAVIKWMQNYNFVLSANLHGGAVVANYPFDKSRDPRIRGRVTSAASPDDKIFKKLAKAYSYAHSWMHEGWNCGDYFDEGITNGASWYSLSKGMQDFNYLSTNCFEITLELSCDKFPPESALPREWLGNREALVSYIEQVHHGIKGMVYDENNNPIGNAEVAVSGINHDVTSGPEGDYYRLLLPGTYTVTATAPGYHPSTSTVTVGPAEAIQLHFYLKSAPKHNLNTKHHHSKKNLSSTKVPTRLGPR